One part of the Moorena sp. SIOASIH genome encodes these proteins:
- a CDS encoding ABC-F family ATP-binding cassette domain-containing protein, which yields MSIFTLQSVRKDFGIKEILKEATFSLDPMDKVGLIGTNGSGKSTLLKIIAGLEPIDAGQLSINPKTKIVYLPQQPDLDDNHTVLEQVFADSAQQMTLIRDYEELSQKLAHNPEDNQLLAQLSSVTQQMDATGAWELETKAKIILSKLGIVDFDAPIGQLSGGYRKRIALAAALLAEPEVLLMDEPTNHLDAMSVEWLQSYLNSYRGAILLITHDRYFLDQVTNRIIEIDRGDLYTYSGNYSYYLEKKALAEESAISTQRKHQGVLRRELEWLKRGPKARSTKQKARIDRIHEMQAKEFKQAQGKVEISTPGRRIGKKVIELENVSKGYNDRILVKDFTYEFSPDDRVGIIGGNGVGKSTLMDIITGRIQPDSGNVEIGSTIYIGYFDQHSEDLLEALNQNQRVIDYLKDVAEYVKTADGTLITASQMLERFLFPPTQQYAPIHKLSGGEKRRLFLLQVLMSSPNVLILDEPTNDLDVQTLAVLEEYLEGFNGCVIIVSHDRYFLDRTVDKIFAFESEGNIRQYPGNYSVYIDKKREEEAKLAQQMAQTQRKKPESSKVEPSNKKSSSNNKPRRLSNWERREFEKLESQIPQLEAQKAELEKTLYQSPPKNTSEVQKLYQTLEALTQEIDTATERWMELAEREC from the coding sequence ATGAGTATTTTCACCCTACAATCCGTTCGCAAAGACTTTGGGATTAAAGAAATCCTCAAAGAAGCTACCTTTAGTCTAGATCCTATGGATAAAGTTGGTCTAATTGGCACTAATGGTTCAGGCAAATCGACCCTATTAAAAATAATTGCTGGTCTTGAGCCCATTGATGCTGGTCAACTCTCCATTAATCCCAAAACTAAAATTGTTTACTTACCCCAACAACCAGACTTAGATGACAATCACACCGTTTTAGAGCAAGTATTTGCTGATAGTGCTCAGCAGATGACTCTGATTCGTGACTATGAAGAACTTTCCCAGAAATTGGCTCACAATCCCGAAGATAACCAACTGCTAGCACAGCTTTCAAGTGTAACCCAGCAGATGGATGCTACAGGAGCTTGGGAACTGGAAACAAAGGCAAAAATTATTCTAAGTAAATTAGGAATAGTTGATTTTGATGCTCCCATTGGTCAGTTGTCTGGTGGCTATCGTAAACGGATTGCATTAGCAGCCGCCTTGCTAGCGGAACCAGAAGTATTGTTGATGGATGAGCCAACAAACCATCTCGATGCCATGTCGGTAGAATGGTTACAGAGTTACCTAAATAGTTATCGTGGAGCAATCTTACTGATTACTCACGACCGCTATTTTCTAGACCAGGTCACCAACCGCATTATCGAAATTGACCGGGGAGACCTGTATACTTACTCTGGCAACTATTCCTACTATTTAGAGAAAAAAGCTTTAGCTGAAGAATCAGCCATCAGCACTCAACGGAAACATCAAGGGGTATTGCGCCGAGAGTTAGAATGGCTCAAACGGGGTCCAAAAGCTCGCAGTACCAAGCAAAAAGCTAGAATTGACCGTATTCACGAGATGCAAGCCAAGGAGTTTAAACAAGCTCAGGGTAAAGTAGAAATTTCTACCCCTGGTCGTCGCATTGGCAAGAAAGTAATTGAGTTAGAGAATGTCTCTAAAGGCTATAACGATAGAATTCTTGTAAAAGATTTTACCTACGAATTTAGTCCAGATGACCGAGTTGGCATCATTGGTGGGAATGGGGTAGGAAAATCTACCCTAATGGATATTATTACTGGACGCATTCAGCCCGATTCTGGTAACGTTGAAATTGGGTCTACCATTTATATCGGTTACTTTGACCAGCATTCAGAGGATTTGCTCGAAGCTCTTAATCAAAATCAGCGGGTAATTGATTACCTTAAAGACGTAGCCGAGTATGTGAAAACCGCTGATGGCACATTGATTACTGCCTCACAGATGCTGGAGCGTTTCTTATTTCCTCCCACCCAACAGTATGCACCAATTCATAAGCTTTCCGGCGGTGAGAAACGTCGCTTGTTTCTGTTGCAAGTACTGATGAGTTCTCCCAATGTACTTATTCTTGACGAGCCCACTAATGATTTAGATGTACAAACTCTAGCTGTACTGGAAGAGTATCTAGAGGGGTTTAACGGTTGTGTGATTATTGTCTCCCACGACCGCTATTTCCTAGACCGCACCGTAGATAAAATCTTTGCCTTTGAATCTGAGGGTAACATACGTCAGTATCCTGGTAATTATTCCGTTTATATCGATAAAAAGCGAGAAGAAGAGGCAAAACTAGCCCAACAGATGGCTCAGACTCAACGTAAAAAGCCTGAATCCTCTAAGGTCGAGCCGTCCAATAAAAAATCATCGAGTAATAACAAACCCCGTCGGCTGTCTAACTGGGAAAGGCGGGAATTTGAGAAACTCGAAAGTCAGATTCCCCAACTGGAAGCTCAGAAAGCTGAGTTGGAGAAAACCCTTTATCAATCTCCTCCCAAAAACACCAGTGAAGTCCAGAAACTTTATCAGACTTTAGAGGCGTTGACTCAGGAAATTGATACAGCAACTGAGCGTTGGATGGAGTTGGCGGAACGGGAATGTTAG
- a CDS encoding prohibitin family protein: MRNQNPQNWQSLLGGIIAALVILLTFNCFVIINPGQAGVLSILGKARDGALLEGIHFKLPFVSIVDVYDVTVQKFEVPAQSSTKDLQDLTARFAINFRLDPSQVVSIRRKQGTLQNLVATIIAPQTQESFKIAAALRTAEESITQRSQLKEDFDKALGERLAKYDVEVLDTSVIDLNFSREFAKAVEEKQVAEQQAQRAVYIAQQAEQEAQAEINRAQGKAEAQRLLAETLKAQGGELVLQKEAIAAWREGGAQMPKVLVIGGDGSRSVPFIFDLNDIPQ; the protein is encoded by the coding sequence TTGAGGAACCAAAATCCACAAAATTGGCAATCTTTACTCGGGGGGATTATCGCAGCATTAGTTATTCTCCTCACCTTTAATTGTTTTGTAATCATCAATCCCGGTCAGGCTGGAGTCCTTAGTATTTTGGGTAAAGCTAGAGATGGCGCTCTGCTTGAAGGTATCCACTTCAAACTGCCCTTCGTCTCTATAGTCGATGTGTATGATGTCACCGTACAGAAGTTTGAAGTACCAGCCCAGAGTTCCACTAAAGATCTTCAGGATTTGACCGCTCGATTTGCGATCAACTTCCGCCTCGATCCCAGTCAAGTGGTTAGCATCAGGCGAAAACAAGGAACTCTACAGAATCTAGTGGCCACAATTATTGCCCCTCAGACTCAAGAGTCATTTAAAATTGCTGCCGCCCTTCGTACTGCTGAAGAATCCATTACCCAACGGAGTCAGTTAAAGGAAGATTTTGATAAGGCTTTGGGCGAAAGGTTAGCCAAGTATGATGTCGAAGTATTGGATACTAGTGTCATTGACCTGAATTTTTCTAGGGAATTTGCCAAGGCAGTTGAAGAAAAACAGGTAGCTGAACAACAAGCCCAACGAGCTGTTTATATAGCACAGCAGGCTGAGCAAGAAGCTCAAGCAGAAATTAATCGCGCTCAGGGTAAAGCAGAAGCCCAACGACTTTTGGCCGAAACCCTCAAAGCTCAAGGGGGTGAACTAGTGCTCCAGAAAGAAGCGATCGCAGCTTGGCGAGAGGGTGGGGCTCAGATGCCTAAAGTTCTAGTTATTGGTGGTGATGGGAGTCGCAGTGTTCCCTTTATCTTTGACCTAAACGATATACCTCAATAG